From Rhodamnia argentea isolate NSW1041297 chromosome 10, ASM2092103v1, whole genome shotgun sequence, a single genomic window includes:
- the LOC115739098 gene encoding ATPase WRNIP1: MEMQQLLSMGFSDELAAEALAATGGKSTLRATEWILTRRSSSSSSSPSPATANPNPSASPNPDPPPFQPKLDRFFHFHSKPSNPSPPSPPPPPRTGARPRDGSPTPTPPDSKRPKLFLPQNPQSVVPRGAAGRKDSPPHEPLAERMRPRTVDDVVGQDHLLDGSSLLRSAIAADRLPSIVLWGPPGTGKTSIAKAITNSSSRVSVYRFVSLSAVTCGVKEVREAVEEARKARVKSNKRTVLFVDEVHRFNKSQQDSFLPVIEDGSIVFLGATTENPSFHLITPLLSRCRVLTLNPLKPHHIVSLLERAIGDLEKGLARSADMKVELEEDAVEFLSTNCDGDARVALNGLEISAITAAARASEQQLKLKGVKESSDGNSLEDVGDGIGPPVAIVTLDDVKEALQCKHLAYDKAGDEHYNLISALHKSMRGSDADAAIYWLARMLEGGEQPLYIARRLIRFASEDVGLADPLALNQAVSCYQACHFIGMPECNVVLAQCVAYLALAPKSISVYRAIEAAQKVVRESVGQNEGVPLHLRNAPTKLMKEIGYGKGYIYPPNNPQSAQSYMPPSLQGYKFLDMPRANPP; this comes from the coding sequence ATGGAGATGCAACAGCTCCTGAGCATGGGCTTCTCCGACGAGTTAGCCGCCGAGGCGCTCGCCGCCACCGGCGGCAAGTCCACCCTCCGGGCCACCGAGTGGATTCTCACCCGGCGGTCgtcctcgtcgtcgtcctcgccctcaccggccaccgCCAACCCTAACCCTAGCGCTAGCCCCAATCCGGACCCGCCCCCGTTTCAGCCCAAGCTCGACCGGTTCTTCCACTTCCACTCCAAGCCCTCCAATCCTTcgcctccttctcctcctcctccgcctcggaCAGGGGCGCGGCCGCGGGACGGTTCGCCGACCCCGACTCCTCCCGATTCCAAGCGTCCCAAGCTGTTTTTGCCGCAGAACCCGCAATCCGTTGTTCCCAGAGGAGCGGCGGGGAGGAAGGATTCGCCGCCGCACGAGCCCTTGGCGGAGCGGATGCGGCCTCGGACTGTCGATGACGTCGTCGGGCAGGACCATTTGCTGGATGGGAGCTCGCTCCTGCGATCGGCGATCGCAGCCGATCGCCTGCCCTCGATCGTTCTGTGGGGGCCTCCAGGTACGGGCAAGACCTCCATAGCTAAGGCCATTACGAATTCGTCCTCGAGGGTCTCGGTGTATCGATTCGTTTCTCTGTCTGCTGTGACTTGTGGGGTTAAGGAAGTGAGGGAGGCGGTTGAGGAGGCGAGGAAGGCGAGAGTCAAGAGCAATAAGAGAACTGTGCTGTTTGTGGATGAGGTGCATAGGTTTAACAAGTCGCAGCAGGACTCGTTCTTGCCCGTGATCGAAGATGGGAGCATCGTGTTCTTGGGGGCCACCACGGAGAACCCGTCTTTCCATTTGATCACGCCCTTGCTGTCTCGCTGCAGGGTCCTCACCCTCAACCCTCTGAAACCCCATCACATAGTCTCGCTCCTTGAGCGGGCGATAGGCGATTTGGAGAAGGGGTTAGCGAGGAGTGCCGATATGAAGGTCGAGTTGGAGGAGGATGCGGTTGAGTTTCTGTCCACTAATTGCGACGGTGATGCCCGGGTGGCATTGAATGGCTTGGAAATTTCGGCCATAACTGCTGCTGCGCGGGCGTCCGAGCAGCAGCTGAAATTGAAGGGTGTGAAGGAAAGCTCTGATGGCAATTCGTTGGAAGATGTGGGAGACGGGATTGGTCCACCTGTGGCGATCGTTACGCTGGATGATGTGAAGGAGGCACTCCAGTGTAAGCACCTAGCTTACGATAAAGCTGGAGACGAGCATTACAATCTAATTAGCGCGCTTCACAAGTCTATGAGGGGAAGTGATGCGGATGCTGCCATTTACTGGTTGGCGAGAATGCTGGAAGGAGGTGAACAGCCTCTTTACATTGCGCGGCGATTGATCAGGTTTGCAAGCGAGGATGTTGGTTTGGCCGACCCGTTGGCTCTTAATCAGGCTGTTTCCTGTTACCAAGCTTGCCATTTCATAGGGATGCCAGAATGCAACGTGGTTCTCGCGCAGTGCGTCGCCTATTTGGCTTTGGCTCCGAAATCGATCTCTGTTTATCGAGCGATAGAAGCTGCGCAGAAGGTAGTGAGAGAATCTGTCGGGCAAAATGAGGGAGTCCCACTGCATCTGAGAAATGCGCCTACCAAGCTGATGAAGGAAATCGGATATGGGAAAGGCTACATATATCCTCCCAACAATCCTCAGTCGGCACAAAGCTACATGCCACCCTCACTTCAAGGGTACAAATTCCTGGACATGCCGAGAGCTAACCCCCCATAA